In Paraburkholderia terrae, the DNA window TGCGCGAAAAATTGCCTATCCAGTTGATCGGCGTCGAACCGGGCGTGAAGCCCGCGGCGTTGCAGTCGAAATCGCGCGTGGCGGGCGTGCTGGCGACCCGCGTGACGCTGCGCAGCGCCCGCTTCCAAGGGTTGCTCGAACGCTACGCCAGTGACTGCCGTTTTCTGTGCCAGCCGGGCCACGGCCTCGTGGAGGCGGTCGAGCGCTGTGACATCGGCTCGCCCGAATTGCGCGCGCTGATCGAAAGCTACCTTCAGCCGATGCTCGACGCCGGCGCCGATACGCTGGTGCTCGGCTGCACGCACTACCCGTTTCTCGATGCGGCGATCCGCGATATCGCCGGTGACCGGCTGACGCTGATCGACACGAGCGTCGCGATCGCCCGGCAACTGGAGCGCGTGCTCGACCAGCAAGGGCTGCGTTCGCCTGCGCGCGACGCCGTGCCGCAGCCGCGGTTCTGCTCGACCAGCGACGGCGCGCACCTCAAACAGCTCGCGGCGACGCTGCTCGACATCGATGCGCCCGTCGAGCGCGTGCATATTCCGTCGCGCCGTACGATCACGCCGGATTCGCACGCCGCCTGAGGCTGGCGGACGATGCCGTCCCGCCGACGGTTTCCATGCGTCGCCACCGCATCAAATACGCCGCCGAGCGACGGAAACCCGCCCCCACAACGCCCCACCGCCACTTGAACGATCGCGCGGCGCCGGACGAAACCCTTCTAACAGGCTGGTTTTGTTACAAAATTTTGCCTGGGAGGCTTGCCAAACCGACCAAACAAAATGATAATAATTCGCATTAACGTTAGCTATCGCGAGCTGTCATGATTGTCTGCGTGTGCAAGTCAGTGTCCGACCGGAAAATCCGTGCAACGATCGCCGAAGGCGTCGATTCATTCGACGAGCTTCAGTTCGAGCTAGGCGTCGCCATGTGCTGCGGCAAGTGCGAGGAGTCCGTTCGGGACGTGATGGCGCAAAGCGGCGTCTGCGCGAGCCGCTGTGGCGTCGAGCATCACACACAAACGGCGCCGCTGACGTTCTACGAACGCAAGGCCGCCTGAAGTCCATTCCCGGCCTTTGACGCATTTCAAGAAAGTGCTTCGAAAAGCGTGCCATTATCGGGCGCTGTAATTCATTCGTTTCCGCCGTCAGCAAGCCAGTCCGACACCAGCCAGCGACGCCATTCTTCGAGGAGTTCGAGATGGAATTGCTGATCGGTTTTCTGACCACCGTTTGTATTTCGTTGCTGATATTCCGAACATGACGCTGTTTTGCATGACGTGCTGCATTGCCGGCGCGCCGCCACGCTAACCATGCAGGCCACGCCTTCTCTCCCAACCGGCTTCGCGCCGGACGCTTCCGCCCGCATCAACCCGCGTATCGCCACGGTGACGGGGATCGTCATCGGACTTCACGTCATCGCGCTCGCTATTGCGTTCACGGTGCGTACGGTCACACCGTTGCCGGTCGAAACGCCGCGTACGATCACAGCGGAGCTGCTGCCGCCGCCGGCCCCTGCCGCTGCGCCTGTCGCGATCGAATCGGCCCCGCCGCCGCCGAAGCCCGTGCCCATCCAGAAGGTCAAGCCGAAGGTGCAGCCGCGCCCGACTCCGAAGCCCACGCCGACTCCGATGCCCGTCGCGCAAGCGCCGTCGCAGCACGAAATCAGCGCGCCCGAGCCGGCTCCGCCCGCGCCGCCGGCACCTGCTGCACCCGCGCCGGCCGCTCCCGCGGCGAAAACGGTGATGTCGATCACCGCGCCCAAGGACGCGTCGCATCTGAACTGCAGCATCGTCGAGCCGACTTATCCGGCGATGTCGCGCCGCCGCGGCGAAACGGGCCGCGCGGTCGTGCAGTTCATTCTGTCGGCGTCGGGCCGGATCGAAAACATCGAACTGAAGAAGAGCAGCGGCTCCGATCGCCTGGATCAGGCCGCGCTCGACGCGATTCGCTCCAGCTCGTGCAAACCGTATCTGGTGGACGGCGAGCCGACTCGCGTGCCCGCCGTCCAGCCGTTCGACTTCAGCCTGAACAATTGACCTTGATCAGCTGACCAGAATTTCAAAGAAAAAGGAATTGCCATGCAGAACTACGGTATTGCCCACGTCTGGGCACAAGGGGATTTCGTCACACGCGGCATCGCGGTGGCGTTGCTGATCATGTCGGTGCTGTCGTGGAGCGTGATCGTCGTCAAGAGCTGGAACGTGATGCGCCTGAACCGCCTGACGAAGAACGCCGAAAAGGCATTCTGGCATTCGGACGATTTCGCCGACGGCATGAAGAAGCTCGGCCGCGACACGTCGTCGCCGGCTGAGAACCCGTTCCTCGCGCTCGCGCTGTCGGGCCAGGAAGCCGCTGATCACCATCATCAGACGCAGCCGCATCTGCACGACCGTATGGACGTGTCGGACTGGGTCACGCGCTGCCTGAAAGACACGATGGACGAAAGCGTCGCGCGTATGCAGAGCGGCCTTGCGGTGCTGGCGTCGATCGGCAGCACGGCGCCGTTCGTCGGCCTGTTCGGCACGGTGTGGGGTATTTATCACGCGCTGCTGTCGATCGGCGCAGCGGGTCAATCATCGATCGATCAGGTCGCCGGCCCGGTCGGCGAAGCGCTCATCATGACGGCCTTCGGTCTGTTCGTCGCAATTCCCGCCGTGCTCGGCTACAACGCGCTGACGCGTGCCAACAAGGGCATCGTCAGCAAGCTGAGCCGCTTTGCACACGGCCTCCATGCGTTCTTCGTGACGGGCGCCCGCCTGTCGTCGTCGAAACGCGGGGACGGTCTTCGGCTCGCGACCCGCGCCAACTAAATAGCGAGACATAGCGATGGCAATGAGCCCTTTCGCCGGCGACGATGACGACGGCCTCATGAATGAAATCAACATGACGCCGCTCGTCGACGTCATGCTGGTTCTCCTGATCGTGTTCATGGTGACGATCCCCGTGATCCGCCATGCGGTGAAGATCGATCTGCCGCACGCGAGTAGCCAGAAGGAAGACACGAAACCCGCGCAGGTGACGATTGCGATCGACGCCGACGGCAACCTGATGTGGGACGAACAGAAGATCTCCGACGACATGCTACAGGCGAAGATCGCCGCTGCTGCGCAGCAGGAGCCGCAACCGGAACTGCATCTGAGCGCGGACCGCAAGGTCGCGTATGAAAAAGTCGCGCAGGTGATGTCGGCGGCCCAGGCGGGCGGCCTGACGAAGATCGGTTTCGTCACGGAACCGAAGGCCAAGTAAACGCGCCGCCCTCTTCCGTTCGAACCAAAGCCCTGTTTTTCGAGGGCTAAAAGTAAAAGGCCTTCATCGTCGGATGAAGGCCTTTTTTCATGCGCACTCGGCGCCTTCGGGCGGTGGGATCATTTACCATTGCTTGTGCTTTGGACCTGATCACCACATGCGAAAGCCGTGGTCGACACGGACAACGCTGTCAGCCCTATCAGGCTCGCTATCAAAGCGGCCGTGATTTTTCGCATAGGACACTCCTTAGCGAAGGGATTTCAATATAAGCCCGTGGGCTTTTCCATTCAAGCCCGCGGCCATTGAAAGTATCCATCGCCGGCCGCGCTTGCATGGCGAAAAGGTATTTCACTTCCTGCGTGTGCGTGAAAGTACGCGCCTGGCGGGTCATGCAACAGCCGCTTTCAGCCGCAGATTTTTCGCGTCGCGCTCCGGGCATTCCTGCTGAATATGCTTGCCGACGTCGGGATCGAGCATCTCGACGAGATAGTCGACGAAGGTCCGCACGGCGGGCACCATGCCCTGTCGCGACAGAAAGACGGCGTACAGCTGCGGTGACGGCAGCGTCCATCCCGCCATCACGGGCGACAGGCGGCCACTGCGCAGCGCAGCGCCGTACATCATTTCCGGCAGCGCCGCGATGCCGACGCCCGCGAGCGCCGCTTCCAGGATCATCATCAGGTCGGCGGTGACGAGGCGCGGCTCATGGTCGTGCGCGTGGCGCGTGCCGTCGGGTGCGATCAGGTTGTAGACGTGGCGGCCGTCGCCTGTGGGCGTATCGAGCGTTTCGAAGCGCTTCAGGTCCGCGGGCTCGAGGGGCGGCGCGTTCTGGCTCAGGAGGCTCGGCGCGCCGACCAGCATCTGCTGCGTGCGCCACAACGGCCGCACGACGATATTCGCGTTTTCGGGCGGCTCCGAGCGCACGCGCAGCGCGACGTCGATCGAATCCTCGAACAGATCGACCACGCGATTCGTCACGCGCATCACGACCCGCACTTCCGGAAAACGGTGCATGAACTCCGGCATGATCTGCGACATGATGGTCTGCGAGATCGTCACGGGGACGCTCACGCGCACCGTGCCGCGCGGCGACGAGCGCAACTGCTGCACGACGTTGACGGCCGCCTGCGCCTCGGAGAGCATCGCCTGACAGTGCTGGTAGAACAGTTGCCCTGCTTCCGTCAGCGCGAGCTTGCGCGTCGAGCGCTGCAAGAGACGCACGCCCAGCGACGCCTCCAGCTCCGTCAGCCGGCGCGACAGGCGCGACTTCGAAATGCCGAGCACGCGCTCAGCGGCGGAGAACCCACCGTGCTCGACGACCTGCGAAAAGTACATCAGGTCATTCAGGTTATGCGAATCGATCTTCATGTCATCGTTTCACTAGCAGAACAATCCATTGCGATAGACGGCCTATCACGGCCCAAAACGGTCCATATAATAGCCCTATGTTTCAGAAATAACGCTATTCCCCAATTTTCGAGGTGATTTTGATGAGCGCGACCCGCACGATCGAACGCACGTATCCTTCCGTACGCACGGTTGAAGGCGGCGGTTTCGTCGTCCACCGCCCGTTTCCGACCCGCATGCTGATGGATTTCGACCCGTTTCTGCTGCTCGACGAAATGGGTCCCATCGACTACGCGCCCGGCGAGGCCAAAGGCGCGCCAGATCATCCGCATCGCGGCTTCGAGACGGTCACGTACGTGCTCGAAGGGCAGTTTGGTCACAAGGATTCGGCGGGCCACTCGGGCACGCTGCGCGCGGGCGATGTGCAATGGATGACGGCGGGCGCGGGTGTCGTGCATAGCGAAATGCCCGATCCTTCTTTCATCGCGACAGGCGGCCGCGTGCATGGCCTGCAGCTGTGGGTGAACTTGCCCAAGCGCGACAAGATGATCGCGCCGCGTTATCAGGAAATGCCGTCGGCTGGGATTCCCGTCGCGACGTCCGCCGACGGCAAGGTGCGCGTGAAAGTGATTGCCGGCGAGGCGCTCGGCGTGAAGGCCGCGATCGAAACGCGCACGCCGATCCTCTATCAGCATTTCACGCTGCAGCCTGGCGCGCAGCTGGTGCATCCCGTGCCGCGCGACTATCGCGTGTTCGCTTACGGGCTGTCGGGAAAAGGCCTGTATAGCGACGAGCGGCTCGAAATCGACGCGCAGCAGATGATCGTGTTCGACAACGACGGCGACACCGTGACGATCGCCGCCGGCACTGAACCGCTCGACGTGCTGCTGTTCGGCGGCGTGCCGCTGAACGAGCCTGTCGTCCGTTACGGCCCGTTCGTGATGAATACGGAAGACGAAATCCGTCAGGCTGTCATCGACTATCAGGCCGGCCGCATGGGACAGATCACGCACTAGTCGTCCATACGGCTTTTCGCGGCAGGCACTCAACCGCGAATCGCAGAAAATTCGTTCACAATAGCGGTTCGAGCCGCGCGCCGCGTCATGCGTCGCGCGGCGCTATTGTTCCAATTGAACGTTCCAACTCAACGTCCCGCACAGGAGCGCGCATGGCAGACACGAAGGTCACGGCACACATCGGCTCGACGGATTTCCAGGTGCTGTTCGACGATGGCACACACACATGGCTCGCCGACGAGCCCGAGTCGCTGGGCGGCGGCGATCGTGGCCCGACGCCGAACTCCCTGCTGCTGTCGAGCCTCGGCGCATGCACGTCGATTACGCTGAAGATGTACGCGCAGCGTAAAGGCTGGCCGCTCGAAGAAGTGCGCGTGACACTGTCGATGCAAAAAGAAGGCGACGGCACGGCGATCGACCGCCAGATCGTCCTGACGGGCAATCTGTCGGACGAACAGCAGGAACGACTCCTGCAAATAGCCAATGCATGTCCCGTGCATAAGATCCTGAGCAATCCGATCTCGATCCGCACGGGCCTGGCCGTTGCGTGACATTGCGTGAATATTGAGCTTTAAGAGGAAGCTGTCGTCTTGAACTTCGAACATCTCATTCAGATCAACGATCCGCTCAACCCGCTCGTCGAATCGCTGACGCGCGAACAGCTGTGGGAAGGGCTCGTGCTGCGCGCGGAGCAGCCGCAGCTGTTCGTGATGGGCCTCGACAGCTGCGCGATCCTGTCGCGCACGGAAAGCACCATGGAGCGCGAGCTGCACTACGGTCATGCAACCGTGCGCGATCACGTCACGCTCACGCCGCAAAAAAGCGTGCGCTACGACATCAGCGCGACGGCCGATTACGTCGGCGGCTCGCTGACGATGACCATCGAGCAGCCCGACGAGTTGCAACTCTTCCTGCGCTTCGAGTACAGGACGAGCCTGCCGTCCGCCGACGAAAACGTCGACCCGGACGCGCATCAAACGGAAGAGATCGTGAAATCGGCCTATCGCGAGTCGGACATCGATACAGTCCGCCTGATCCGCCAGTACGTCAGCGCGCGCAATACGCCTGACCAGTTGCACTAAATCCCGCGCGCCGCCAAAGCCTTCAGGCGGCGCAAAATCCCCTCGCCTATCGAAACGTCAAACCGATTAATTTGGAAACCTTGTAAATGGGAATGGTTATCATTTAGAATCAATCTAACGAATCGACGAATACCAACGGCAAGCATGACGAACATGACACGCTCTTCCACGCTTAGCCTGCGCCGCCCCGCGGCAGCGGCACTGACGACCAGTCGTCCCGCCAAATCCGTGACGACGGCGCCTGCGGAACGCCATGCGGCCAACGGCAATGACGCAGCGCCGGCTGCGGCAGAAACATCCGAGCGCGTGCTGCGCAGCGATGCGCTGCTTCAGGGCCGCAGCCATGTGAGCATCATGCACAACGGTGAGACGTATCAGTTGCGCGCAACGCGACTGGGCAAACTGATTCTGACGAAGTAACGAATGCCGCAGTAAAGATTGTTTTAGTACAGGGTATTGTGGGGACCACCTCCCAGAGAGGTGTTGGGCACTAGCCAGCCACGACGGCTTGCACGCGAGATCTAGACCCCTTCGTGCAGACACCAAGCCAGCCGTCGAAGCAAGCCAGGCCGCTTTTTTTGGTTCTCACCGCGACGTGTGCGCTTATGAATCGCGCAACGTTTATGAACGACAGAAGCGAAGCCGTGCAGATGACAACATCTGCACGGCTTTTGTCTTTTGCGGTCCGCGCGGAACCGTCAGTGCAATTCGAGCGTGGCAATGCCCGCGCGTGCAATCGCCGTATCCTGCTCCGATTTCACGCCCGACACGCCGATCGCGCCCACCGTCTCGCCTTCCACGACGATAGGCACGCCGCCTTCCACGAACGCGGCGAGCGGCGCACTCAGAAACGCGATGCGCCCCTGCTTGATGATGTCTTCGTAGACCTTGGTTTCGCGGCGCCCGAGCGCAGCCGTGCGCCCTTTCGCGGTCGCCATGTCGACCGTGCCGGGCGCCGCGCCATCCATTCGGTGGAGGTGAAGGAGATGACCGCCGTCGTCGAGAATCGCGATCGTCACGGTCCAGTGATTCGCCGCCGCATGCGCTTGCGCTGCGGCGGCCATCTTGCTGACGTCTTCGTCGGTCAATACGGGTTTGGTTCTCACAGGCGCCTCGCTCGGGTACGCGGCGCGCCGCCGATCAATGTGCCGGCCAGTACCAGAACATCAGCCACCACGCGCTATCGACGACGGCCAGTGCTGCCATGAACCATACCACCGACAGCGCGCGCTGGAAAACCCGCGCCGTGTAGCGGCGCGTCACGAGCCACGCGAGCCACGCGCTCCACGCATTCGCGATCACGAGAATCGCGATGCGCACGTCCGACGCCCAGTCGAGCGGCACGTGCTCGGCCTTCAGCAGCGACAACGTCGTCGCCGACAGGCCGAGGAACACGCCCGTGCCCGCAATCGGAATCAGCGCTTGCGCAAGATGATGCAGGCGCGTCATGTCGAAGCGTCCCAGCGTGCGCGTCGCGCCCGCCAGCAACGCGAGCAGCACCGTGCCGTAGACCACGCCCGTCGCGAGGATGTAGGCGATGATCATCGTGCCGTCGAGCCACGAGAACACGTCGTTCTGTTCCGGATAATGCGTGAACAGGAACCACGGCGCGTTCGTGTCGAGCGGCCACATGATGTCGTTATCGACGAGCCATGTCGCGAGCGACTGCTTGATGTCGATGAACCACGGCGAGCCCGTCCAGTGAAAGGCGCCGATTGCGATGCCGAGCAGGCCGTAGAGGATCAGCGCGGTGTCCCAGGCGCTCGCCTGCTTGTCGCCGAGGTTCACCACTTCCGTCGACGGCTTGCGCCACGTCAACTTGATCGCGTCACGATGCCCGCTGCAGCGGCCGCACATATGGCAGGCAGAGGCGCCCTCCATCTTGCGCAACGGCACGAGCGGCGCGCAATTGATTGGGATCACGCGGTGACCGTGTTCGCCTTCCTTGTACGACCGGCGCCACGCGTCTTCGTCGACTTTGTAGTGGAACGGCGCGAGGCGCGCCAAAAGCGAAAAAACCCCGTTGACGGGGCACAGGTATTTACACCAGACGCGCTTCTCTCGACCGTATAGCAACCCGATGATCATCGCGGCAAAGGTCGATCCGCCTAACACCAGCAAGACCGCTTTTGGATACTGATAGACGCTGACCATCTGGCCGTAGATCGTCGTCAAACCGAAGGCGACGAAAGGCCAACCGCCCCAGCGCATCCAGCGCGGGATCGCCCAGCCTCGTCCGTATTTGCTCGCGAACTCCGCGAGCGCGCCTTCGGGACACAGCACGCCGCACCAGACGCGTCCGAGCATCACCATCGACAGCAGCACGAACGGCCACCAGATGCCCCAGAAAACGAACTGCGCCGCGAGCGTCAGGTTGTTCCATAGATGCGCGGTGTCGCCCGGCAGTTCGGTGAACGCGGGCACGAGAATCAGGAAAGCGTAGACGGCAACGACGACCCACTGAATACCGCGGATGGCAGCGCCGTGGCGCTGCATCCAGTTGCCGGCTTCTGCAAGCCGGCTGCGGCGATTTGCGACTGCCGTCGTCATGCCGCGCGCCCTGCCGTCTGTTGCGCGGGAACGCGCTTCGAACGGCGGATCAGATACCACACGACGACCCAGTACAGCGCGTACGTGATCAGGTTCATCAACGCGGGATGCGCGCGATAACCCGTCAGCGTCGCGACCAGCGAGCCGAACGTGCTGGAGTCGTCGAGAATCATCGACGTGTTCCATATGCGGTCAGCGATGGTCGGCAGGATTTCCTTGTCGATCAGCTTGTCGACGCCCGTCTGGAACAGACCAGCGCCGAGGAACAGCAGCATGATTTCCGTGACGCGGAAGAACAGCCGCCACGAGAAGATCTTGCCGCCCAGTTGCAGCAGGTAGAACGTGACGAATGCGAGACCGAGGCCCAGCAGCACAGCAAGAATCTGGTCCATGCCGACGTGGCCCGACTGGCCGAAGCCGAGGCCGTACAGAAAGATCACCGTCTCGCTGCCCTCGCGTGCGATCGCCAGCGCCACGAGCACGGCAACGCCCCACCAGTTCGCGCTCTGCGTGCTCTTCTTTAGCGACTGTTCCATGTCGCGTTTGAGCGTGCGCCCGTGCGACTTCATCCAGATCACCATCTGCACGATCAGCACGCAGGCGACCAGCACCATCGCGGTCTGGAAATAATCCTGCGCATCGCCCGACAGCACCTCGGTGAAGCCGACCAGCGCGGCGCCCAGGCCGATCGCGGCCAGAATGCCTGCTGCCACGCCCGCCCACAGATACGGCAGACCGTGACGCGCCTGTTCGTCGCCATTCTTCAGCCACGCGTACAGAATGCCGACGACGAGCAGCGCCTCGACGCTTTCTCGCCAAACGATGAACACTACCTGACCCATCGAAACCTCCAACCACTTCAGTGGACGCCGCGCGTCCGTGTTACGGCTCGTGCTGCCGCGACGTCATTTGGCGACGATCACGCCCTGCGCCTGCTGATGGAAATCATCAAAGAACTTGTAGGTGCCGGGATCGAGCGGAGCGATCACGACCACCGATTCGGCGCCCGGCGCCAGAACCTTTTCCTTGCGCAGTTCGACGCTTTCGAATTCCGCCGCGCCCTTACCCGTGTTCTTCACTTCGATCCGGATGCGCTTGCCCGCAGGCACTTCGATACGCGCCGGCGTCAGCTTGCCGTCCGTCATTTCGAGCTTGAACGTCACGGCTTCCTCGGCGGCGTGCGCCACGCCGAAGAACGATGCCGCCATCGCGAGAACGGCAAGCTTCTGATTGACTCTCATGCACCCTTCCTAAAAATGCGGCGCGCTCTCACGCGCCGCTCATTGCCGCTCGTCGCGGCATCAGGGATCGCGATGCGATCGATACCGATCAGTAACCGCCCTTCTTGCCGATGCCCGCAAACGTGAAGTCGTATTCGAGCGTGAACGGCTTGAACCACGGGCCCACGCCCGTTTCCTTGTCGACGTGACGGCCGAACGCCATGTGGCCTTCCTGCATCGGCGGTTCCACGATCAGCTTCAGGTGATACTTGCCCGGACCAGCGAGCTTGACGTTGTCGCCGTAGTGCGGACCGTCGTCGGCAACCATCGCCATCAGGTCGCCCTTCTGGTCGTAGCTCGAACCCGGCTTCGTCAGTTCGTAGTGAACTTGCAGATAAGGCATCCAGTCGCCTTCTGCGAAGCCAGTCGGATTCTTCTTGACTGCATGGATGTCGGCCTCCAGATGCACGTCGGAATCCGACGCCTTGCGCATCATGCCTTCCGGGTCCATCGTGATCGGTTGCAGATAGACGGCGCCAACTTCCATCCCGCCGCGGATCTGCTGCTTGCCGATCGGATATTCAGCGGCCGACGCCGACATCGCGGCAACGGCAGCGAGGGCAGCTACTCCGCCGCTCAAGATTGACGAAACGCGCATTGAAACTCCTTTGGTTTTTTTAGACTGAAGCAACGAAAAGCCGAACTCGGAAAGGCGCGTTGAAGAGGTCTCGCAAGCGCGTGGTCTTCACGTCTTTCGCGAATTGTCCGATGCGCCAACGCAAGTGCGAAAGCAGTAACGAACGGTAATGCGAACCATTCTCAATACTTGAACCAGTTTATCACTGTTCGGAGGGAGAAACAAATGCGAAAGCGTCGAAAGCCTTGCTGCGACAGGGTCTTACGCGAAGCTTAAGCGCAGTTTTCGTGGTGTTTGCGGCAAGGCGCTCCGATGGCATTGCGGCTGAACAGCGAGTGAGACATGGCGCGACGTGCGCGGCGGCAAAGCGCCGCGCCTCGTAGCCTTTCCGCAACGACGGAAACGTAGACGGAAGCTAGTCCGTGCCCGTCAGATGATCGCCGACATTCGCGCCGAACACCCGCTCGCGCAGCAACGCAAGTTGGTCGCGCATCTGAGCCGCTTTTTCGAATTCGAGATTTTTCGCGTGCTCCATCATCTGCTTCTCAAGCCGCTTGATCTCCTTGGAGATCTGCTTTTCGGACATGTCTTCGAACTTCGCACGAACCTGCTGCTCCTTCAGCTCGGCGCGCGCTTCGTCGACGTTGTAGACGCCGTCGATAATGTCCTTGATCCGCTTCACCACGCCGCGCGGCACGATGCCCCGCTCCGTGTTGAACGCGATCTGCTTCGCGCGCCGCCGCTCGGTTTCGTCGATCGCGCGCTTCATTGAATCCGTAGTCTTGTCCGCGTAGAGAATCGCCTTGCCGTTTACGTTACGCGCGGCCCGGCCGATGGTCTGGATCAGTGAGCGCTCGGCGCGCAGGAAACCTTCCTTATCGGCATCGAGAATCGCGACGAGCGACACTTCGGGAATGTCCAGCCCTTCGCGCAGCAAGTTGATCCCGACCAGCACGTCGAAGGTGCCCAGGCGCAGGTCACGAATGATTTCGACGCGCTCGACAGTGTCGATGTCGCTGTGCAGATAGCGCACCTTCACGCCGTGATCGGCGAGAAACTCCGTCAGTTGCTCGGCCATGCGCTTGGTCAGCACCGTAACGAGCACGCGGTCGCCGGCCTTCACGCGCTCGTTGATCTCGGCCAGCACGTCGTCGACCTGCGTGCGCGCCGGTCGCACCTCGATTTCCGGATCGACGAGGCCTGTTGGGCGCACGACCTGCTCGGCCACCTGCCCCGCCGTCTTCTTCTCGTAGTCGGCGGGCGTCGCCGACACGAACACGACCTGGCGCATCTTGCGCTCGAACTCGTTGAACTTGAGCGGCCGGTTGTCGAGCGCGGACGGCAGCCGGAATCCGTAGTCGACGAGATTTTCCTTGCGCGCGCGGTCGCCGTTGTACATGCCGTTCAACTGGCCGATCAGCACGTGCGATTCGTCGAGGAACATCATCGCGTCGGCGGGCAGATAGTCGACCAGCGTCGGCGGCGGCTCGCCGGGCGCGGCGCCCGAGAAATGCCGCGAGTAGTTCTCGATGCCCTTGCAGAAACCCAGTTCCTGCAACATTTCCAGATCGAAGCGCGTGCGCTGCTCAAGCCGTTGCGCTTCGACGAGCTTGCCATCGCCGTAGAAGAATTCGAGCCGGTCGCGTAGCTCGGACTTGATCGTCTCGACGGCGCGCATGACCGTCTCACGCGGCGTCACATAGTGCGACGACGGATAGACAGTGAAACGCGGAATCTTCTGACGCACGCGGCCCGTGAGCGGATCGAAGAGCTGCAACGTATCGATTTCGTCGTCGAACAACTCGACGCGCACCGCCATTTCCGCATGCTCGGCGGGGAAAATATCGATCGTGTCACCGCGCACGCGGAATGAACCGCGCGCGAAGTCGGCTTCATTGCGGTTGTACTGCATCGCGATCAGACGCGCGATGATGTCGCGCTGCCCCATCTTGTCGCCCGTACGCAGCGTCAGAATCATCTGGTGATATTCCGACGGGTTCCCGATACCGTAGATCGCCGATACGGTTGCGACGATCACGACGTCGCGCCGTTCCATCAGGCTCTTGGTCGCGGACAGACGCATCTGCTCGATGTGCTCGTTGATCGACGAGTCCTTTTCGATGAACAGATCGCGCTGCGGAACGTACGCTTCCGGCTGGTAATAGTCGTAGTACGAGACGAAGTATTCGACGGCGTTGCGCGGAAAAAACTCGCGAAACTCAGAGTACAGCTGCGCGGCGAGCGTCTTGTTCGGCGCGAAGACGATGGCCGGCCGGCCCAGCCGCGCGATCGTGTTCGCCATCGTGTAGGTCTTGCCGGAGCCCGTCACGCCGAGCAGCGTCTGGAACGACAGACCGTCCTCGACGCCTTCGACGAGCGTGTCGATGGCCGTCGGCTGGTCGCCTGCGGGCGGATACGGTTGATAGAGCCGGAACGGGGAGCCCTCGAACGTCACGAATTTGGATTCGTCGAGAGCGTCGTGGACTTCACTCAGATGATGTTCGGACATGGAAGCGGCACCTCGGCCGGGAGCAAACGACTATTCTAGCGTTTTGCGAACAGGCGGGCTGACGCCTCGCCGGACGCCCAGGACGCAGCCGGCGCACGTCCGCTGTTGCGCCCGGATTGATGCGAACGCGGCATGAAAACATCGCCAGATCGCTGTTTTCATTGCAAATTAATCCGCTCGCGGGCCGCGCCGATGTCA includes these proteins:
- a CDS encoding 4Fe-4S binding protein; amino-acid sequence: MTTAVANRRSRLAEAGNWMQRHGAAIRGIQWVVVAVYAFLILVPAFTELPGDTAHLWNNLTLAAQFVFWGIWWPFVLLSMVMLGRVWCGVLCPEGALAEFASKYGRGWAIPRWMRWGGWPFVAFGLTTIYGQMVSVYQYPKAVLLVLGGSTFAAMIIGLLYGREKRVWCKYLCPVNGVFSLLARLAPFHYKVDEDAWRRSYKEGEHGHRVIPINCAPLVPLRKMEGASACHMCGRCSGHRDAIKLTWRKPSTEVVNLGDKQASAWDTALILYGLLGIAIGAFHWTGSPWFIDIKQSLATWLVDNDIMWPLDTNAPWFLFTHYPEQNDVFSWLDGTMIIAYILATGVVYGTVLLALLAGATRTLGRFDMTRLHHLAQALIPIAGTGVFLGLSATTLSLLKAEHVPLDWASDVRIAILVIANAWSAWLAWLVTRRYTARVFQRALSVVWFMAALAVVDSAWWLMFWYWPAH
- a CDS encoding iron transporter, producing MRVSSILSGGVAALAAVAAMSASAAEYPIGKQQIRGGMEVGAVYLQPITMDPEGMMRKASDSDVHLEADIHAVKKNPTGFAEGDWMPYLQVHYELTKPGSSYDQKGDLMAMVADDGPHYGDNVKLAGPGKYHLKLIVEPPMQEGHMAFGRHVDKETGVGPWFKPFTLEYDFTFAGIGKKGGY
- a CDS encoding GlcG/HbpS family heme-binding protein, with the translated sequence MRTKPVLTDEDVSKMAAAAQAHAAANHWTVTIAILDDGGHLLHLHRMDGAAPGTVDMATAKGRTAALGRRETKVYEDIIKQGRIAFLSAPLAAFVEGGVPIVVEGETVGAIGVSGVKSEQDTAIARAGIATLELH
- the hemP gene encoding hemin uptake protein HemP — translated: MTNMTRSSTLSLRRPAAAALTTSRPAKSVTTAPAERHAANGNDAAPAAAETSERVLRSDALLQGRSHVSIMHNGETYQLRATRLGKLILTK
- a CDS encoding cupredoxin domain-containing protein, with amino-acid sequence MRVNQKLAVLAMAASFFGVAHAAEEAVTFKLEMTDGKLTPARIEVPAGKRIRIEVKNTGKGAAEFESVELRKEKVLAPGAESVVVIAPLDPGTYKFFDDFHQQAQGVIVAK
- a CDS encoding FTR1 family iron permease; this translates as MGQVVFIVWRESVEALLVVGILYAWLKNGDEQARHGLPYLWAGVAAGILAAIGLGAALVGFTEVLSGDAQDYFQTAMVLVACVLIVQMVIWMKSHGRTLKRDMEQSLKKSTQSANWWGVAVLVALAIAREGSETVIFLYGLGFGQSGHVGMDQILAVLLGLGLAFVTFYLLQLGGKIFSWRLFFRVTEIMLLFLGAGLFQTGVDKLIDKEILPTIADRIWNTSMILDDSSTFGSLVATLTGYRAHPALMNLITYALYWVVVWYLIRRSKRVPAQQTAGRAA
- a CDS encoding SRPBCC family protein, whose amino-acid sequence is MNFEHLIQINDPLNPLVESLTREQLWEGLVLRAEQPQLFVMGLDSCAILSRTESTMERELHYGHATVRDHVTLTPQKSVRYDISATADYVGGSLTMTIEQPDELQLFLRFEYRTSLPSADENVDPDAHQTEEIVKSAYRESDIDTVRLIRQYVSARNTPDQLH